The Bacteroides sp. AN502(2024) DNA segment TTTCATTAACTTTGTACGCTTAAAATAGGTATCTCGAATTAGAAATTTAATCTTACTTATAAAAGAATGAAAAGAGACGACTTAATTTTCGACATCATCGAAAAAGAGCATCAACGTCAGTTGAAAGGAATCGAGCTGATTGCATCAGAAAATTTTGTGAGTGATCAGGTAATGCAGGCAATGGGATCTTGCCTCACTAACAAGTACGCAGAAGGTTATCCCGGCAAACGTTACTACGGAGGTTGCGAAGTAGTAGACCAAAGCGAACAAATCGCTATTGACCGCCTGAAAAAAATATTTGGCGCTGAATGGGCCAATGTACAGCCACACTCGGGAGCACAAGCCAATGCCGCTGTTTTCCTCGCTGTGCTGAATCCGGGCGACAAATTCATGGGATTAAATCTTGCCCATGGCGGACACCTTTCTCATGGCTCACTGGTAAACACTTCCGGTATCATTTATACTCCTTGCGAATATAACCTGAACAAAGAAACGGGACGCGTTGACTACGACCAGATGGAAGAAGTCGCTCTGCGTGAGAAACCGAAAATGATTATCGGTGGTGGCTCTGCATACTCCCGTGAATGGGATTACAAACGTATGCGTGAAATCGCTGACAAAGTTGGCGCTATCCTGATGATCGACATGGCTCATCCTGCCGGTCTGATCGCTGCCGGAGTGCTCGAGAATCCGGTTAAATATGCACATATCGTCACTTCTACTACACATAAAACACTTCGCGGACCTCGTGGTGGTATCATCATGATGGGTAAGGATTTCCCCAATCCGTGGGGTAAGACCACTCCGAAAGGTGAGATCAAGATGATGTCTCAATTACTGGATTCTGCCGTATTCCCGGGCATCCAAGGTGGTCCGTTGGAACATGTAATTGCTGCTAAAGCCGTTGCTTTCGGTGAAATCCTGCAACCAGAATTTAAGGAATATGCCAAACAGGTGCAAAAGAACGCCGCTGTACTTGCACAGGCTTTGATTGAGCGTGGCTTTACCATCGTTTCCGGCGGTACGGACAACCATTCTATGTTGGTCGACCTACGTAGCAAATATCCTGATCTGACAGGTAAAGTGGCAGAAA contains these protein-coding regions:
- the glyA gene encoding serine hydroxymethyltransferase, which encodes MKRDDLIFDIIEKEHQRQLKGIELIASENFVSDQVMQAMGSCLTNKYAEGYPGKRYYGGCEVVDQSEQIAIDRLKKIFGAEWANVQPHSGAQANAAVFLAVLNPGDKFMGLNLAHGGHLSHGSLVNTSGIIYTPCEYNLNKETGRVDYDQMEEVALREKPKMIIGGGSAYSREWDYKRMREIADKVGAILMIDMAHPAGLIAAGVLENPVKYAHIVTSTTHKTLRGPRGGIIMMGKDFPNPWGKTTPKGEIKMMSQLLDSAVFPGIQGGPLEHVIAAKAVAFGEILQPEFKEYAKQVQKNAAVLAQALIERGFTIVSGGTDNHSMLVDLRSKYPDLTGKVAEKALVSADITVNKNMVPFDSRSAFQTSGIRLGTPAITTRGAKEDLMLEIAEMIETVLSNVENEDAIAQVRARVNETMKKYPLFAY